Genomic window (Methanosphaera sp. WGK6):
TCTGCACAGGTTCCTTTTACAAATTCTTTAATTTCATGATAGTTTTCAATTGCTTTTTCTTTAGGTACTGTGTCAATTTTATTTTGAACTACAATAACATTTTTCACACCAATTACATCTAAAGCCATTAAATGTTCTTTAGTTTGTGGTTGTGGACATGGTTCATTTGCTCCTATTACAAGTATTGCACCATCCATTATTGCTGCACCTGAAAGCATTGTTGCCATCAAAGTTTCGTGTCCTGGTGAATCTACAAATGATACTTTTCTAAGTACTTCTGTTTTAGAACCACAGTGTTCACAAGTTTCTTTTGTAGTGTAACATTGAGGTGCTTCACATTCATTACAAGTTCTGAATGTTATATCTGCATAACCTAAGCGTATTGAAATACCTCTTTTAGCCTCTTCACTGTGAGTATCAGTCCATATTCCAGATAAAGCTTTGGTTAATGTAGTTTTACCATGATCAACGTGACCTACTAATCCAATATTTATCTCGGATTGTACTTTCATAAGTTACACCTCCATATGATATCTAATTATTATTTAATTAATAATTAAGTATCTATTCTTCTTGTTCTTCTTCTGGTTCTGCAAAGATTTCAGTTAGTGTTTGTTCTCCTCTTTCTGAAACTTTAACATTGATTTGTGAGATATCATCAGCAATTGTGTTTCCACGTACTGTTTTTCTTCTTCTTAATCCTTTTTTAGTAGGTTTGAATCCAGTTCCTTCACTTACTAAACTTTTGAATCTTCTTGTTCCATCAATGTCTTCTTTCATTGGGAAACCGTTTTTGTCACTACCACCAGTAATTTTTAATTTGTAACCTTTTAATCCAAGAACTCCACCATTGAATTCTTCTCCGATTTTAAGACCGTTTACTACTTTTGCATCTTTATCATCTAATTCTAATTGATAGGTTACATCTGCATCTGATACTACTACTTTGTATACCATTATATGTCTCCATTTATTTTTATTCTAAGTTATTATTTATTGTAGTTACTTAGCTCTACATTAATTTACTGAAATTAGTAGAAGTCTTCATATTCATCTTCATCTAATGTATCAAGTTCACTCCAATCAGTATTTATTATACCCCAATTAGGGTCTTCAATTTGTTGTTTAA
Coding sequences:
- a CDS encoding 30S ribosomal protein S6e, with translation MVYKVVVSDADVTYQLELDDKDAKVVNGLKIGEEFNGGVLGLKGYKLKITGGSDKNGFPMKEDIDGTRRFKSLVSEGTGFKPTKKGLRRRKTVRGNTIADDISQINVKVSERGEQTLTEIFAEPEEEQEE